A section of the Serratia liquefaciens ATCC 27592 genome encodes:
- a CDS encoding metalloregulator ArsR/SmtB family transcription factor: MTSLTPLALFKNLSEETRLTLVLLLRQAGELCVCELVSALEESQPKVSRHLAMLRESGLLIDRREGKWIYYRLSPHMPAWAAAIIEQAYLSRQQQVTELAQRALGAVCR; this comes from the coding sequence ATGACATCACTGACGCCACTGGCATTGTTTAAAAATCTGTCGGAGGAAACTCGCCTCACGCTGGTGCTTTTGCTGCGCCAGGCGGGTGAGCTGTGCGTGTGCGAATTGGTCAGCGCATTGGAGGAATCGCAACCCAAAGTTTCTCGTCACCTCGCGATGTTACGTGAAAGTGGTCTGCTGATCGATCGTCGCGAGGGCAAGTGGATTTACTACCGCCTGTCGCCGCATATGCCGGCCTGGGCGGCGGCAATCATCGAACAGGCTTACCTTAGCCGGCAACAGCAGGTGACCGAGCTGGCGCAGCGCGCGTTAGGGGCGGTCTGCCGGTAA
- a CDS encoding Dyp-type peroxidase has protein sequence MTTQNQQPQAVFSPVTRHAIFLVATLSPNPAQLAAVRGWCADISGVIRSVGKRSPAGNLSCVCGFGSTAWDRLFGQPRPALLHPFREIGTGDRVAVSTPGDILLHIRADEMDLCFELATQLMNKLGDAVTVIEEVHGFRYFDQRAMIGFVDGTENPEGHEAFDYTVIGEEDAEFSGGSYVLVQKYLHDMKGWNSLSVETQERIIGRHKQSNIELDEDVKPSSSHSSLTTLTDENGNEVKILRDNMPFGKPGMGEFGTYFIGYARSPQPIEQMLENMFVGRPAGNYDRLLDFSRAVTGSLFFTPSATLLEALAERDAPQ, from the coding sequence ATGACTACCCAAAATCAACAACCTCAGGCTGTCTTCAGCCCCGTTACACGTCATGCCATATTTTTGGTCGCCACCTTGTCGCCCAACCCCGCTCAGCTTGCTGCGGTGCGTGGCTGGTGTGCGGATATCAGCGGCGTAATCCGTTCCGTCGGCAAAAGATCCCCGGCGGGCAATCTGTCCTGCGTCTGCGGATTTGGCTCTACGGCCTGGGATCGGCTGTTCGGCCAACCCCGTCCGGCGCTGCTTCATCCTTTTCGTGAGATAGGCACCGGCGACCGCGTTGCCGTTTCGACCCCTGGCGATATCCTGCTGCACATTCGCGCCGACGAGATGGATTTGTGCTTCGAACTCGCCACACAGTTGATGAACAAGCTTGGCGATGCCGTGACGGTAATAGAGGAAGTGCACGGTTTCCGCTACTTCGATCAGCGGGCAATGATTGGTTTTGTCGATGGTACAGAAAACCCCGAAGGGCACGAAGCCTTCGACTATACGGTGATTGGCGAGGAAGACGCTGAGTTTTCAGGCGGCAGCTACGTGCTGGTACAAAAATACCTGCATGACATGAAAGGCTGGAATTCACTGAGCGTTGAAACGCAAGAACGCATTATTGGTCGCCACAAGCAATCCAATATTGAACTGGATGAAGACGTCAAGCCTTCGTCATCCCACAGTTCCCTGACGACGCTGACCGATGAAAACGGCAATGAAGTCAAAATATTGCGTGACAATATGCCGTTCGGGAAACCCGGCATGGGGGAGTTCGGCACTTACTTCATCGGCTACGCGCGATCCCCTCAGCCCATCGAGCAAATGTTGGAGAACATGTTTGTTGGTCGGCCAGCCGGCAATTATGATCGCCTGTTGGATTTCAGCCGCGCGGTCACCGGCAGCCTGTTCTTTACGCCATCGGCAACCCTGCTGGAAGCCTTGGCTGAGCGTGACGCCCCACAATAA
- the arsC gene encoding glutaredoxin-dependent arsenate reductase has protein sequence MSNIKIYHNPACGTSRNTLALIRNSGVEPTVILYLETPPDREQLIRLIADMGISARALLRKNVEPYESLGLADAGWSDEQLIDFMLQQPILINRPIVVTPLGTRLCRPSEAVLDILPDPQQGPFTKEDGEPVIDAQGRRISVK, from the coding sequence ATGAGTAACATCAAGATTTACCACAACCCGGCTTGCGGCACATCGCGCAATACGTTGGCACTGATCCGCAACAGTGGTGTGGAACCGACGGTGATTTTGTATCTGGAGACACCGCCCGACCGCGAGCAATTGATCAGGCTGATCGCCGATATGGGAATATCTGCGCGAGCCTTACTGCGTAAAAACGTCGAGCCTTATGAATCGTTGGGGCTGGCAGATGCAGGCTGGAGTGACGAACAATTGATCGACTTTATGTTGCAACAACCGATATTGATTAATCGACCTATTGTGGTGACACCCTTGGGCACCCGTCTGTGTCGACCGTCGGAAGCCGTGCTGGATATCCTGCCGGATCCGCAGCAAGGCCCTTTCACCAAGGAAGACGGCGAGCCTGTGATCGATGCGCAAGGGCGGCGAATTTCGGTGAAATGA
- a CDS encoding arsenic transporter, producing the protein MVLAGAIFILTIVLVIWQPKGLGIGWSACFGALLALLTGVVQVGDIPLVWQIVWNATATFIAVIIISLLLDESGFFEWAALHVARWGKGKGRWLFTYIVLLGAAVAALFANDGAALILTPIVIAMLLALGFSSGATLAFVMAAGFIADTASLPLVVSNLVNIVSADFFQLGFTQYAAVMVPVNLAAIVATLVMLHLFFRKDIPRSYDLRLLRPPREAIRDLPTFRAGWGVLVLLLVGFFGLEPLGVPVSLVAAVGALILLLVAKKGQAIDTAKVLRGAPWQIVVFSLGMYLVVYGLRNAGLTDTLAGVLDFLAERGIWAATLGTGFLTAFLSSVMNNMPTVLVGALSIDGSNAEGVIKQAMIYANVIGSDLGPKITPIGSLATLLWLHVLSKKSIVISWGYYFRVGVVMTLPVLLVALTALALRLSL; encoded by the coding sequence ATGGTGTTGGCCGGGGCAATATTTATCCTGACGATCGTTTTGGTGATCTGGCAGCCGAAAGGCTTGGGCATAGGCTGGAGTGCCTGTTTCGGCGCGCTCTTGGCATTGCTGACCGGTGTGGTACAGGTCGGTGATATTCCGCTGGTCTGGCAGATCGTCTGGAACGCTACCGCGACCTTTATCGCGGTGATCATTATCAGCCTGCTGCTGGATGAATCCGGCTTCTTTGAATGGGCCGCGCTGCATGTTGCGCGCTGGGGCAAGGGCAAAGGGCGCTGGTTGTTCACCTATATTGTGCTGCTGGGCGCCGCGGTGGCGGCGTTGTTTGCCAATGACGGGGCAGCGCTGATCCTGACGCCGATAGTGATTGCGATGCTGCTGGCGTTGGGGTTCAGTTCAGGGGCAACGCTGGCCTTCGTGATGGCGGCGGGATTTATCGCCGATACCGCCAGCCTGCCGCTGGTGGTGTCCAATTTGGTGAATATCGTCTCCGCTGATTTCTTTCAACTGGGTTTCACGCAGTATGCGGCAGTGATGGTGCCGGTGAACCTTGCCGCCATTGTCGCCACGCTGGTGATGTTGCACCTGTTCTTCCGCAAGGACATTCCGCGCAGCTATGACCTGAGGTTGCTGCGGCCACCGCGTGAGGCCATTCGCGATTTGCCGACGTTTAGAGCCGGTTGGGGCGTATTGGTGCTGCTGCTGGTGGGTTTTTTTGGGCTTGAGCCGCTGGGCGTGCCGGTTAGCCTGGTCGCCGCCGTTGGTGCGTTAATCCTGCTGCTGGTGGCGAAAAAGGGGCAGGCCATCGACACTGCTAAAGTGTTGCGGGGCGCCCCCTGGCAGATCGTGGTCTTCTCTCTCGGGATGTATCTGGTGGTCTACGGGCTGCGTAATGCAGGGCTGACCGATACCCTGGCCGGTGTGCTGGATTTTCTGGCCGAACGCGGAATTTGGGCAGCTACGCTGGGCACCGGTTTCCTGACGGCATTTTTGTCCTCGGTGATGAACAACATGCCGACGGTGTTGGTGGGGGCCTTGTCGATTGACGGCAGCAATGCCGAAGGCGTAATTAAACAGGCAATGATTTATGCCAATGTCATAGGCAGCGATCTTGGGCCGAAAATTACGCCGATCGGTAGCCTGGCCACGCTGTTGTGGCTGCACGTATTGTCGAAGAAAAGCATCGTCATAAGCTGGGGATACTATTTCCGGGTCGGGGTAGTGATGACCCTGCCGGTGCTGTTGGTTGCGCTGACCGCCCTGGCCCTGCGCCTGTCGCTTTAG